In Spinacia oleracea cultivar Varoflay chromosome 5, BTI_SOV_V1, whole genome shotgun sequence, a single window of DNA contains:
- the LOC130459097 gene encoding uncharacterized protein isoform X2, with amino-acid sequence MRNFRQKVIWSELPVEVLRSIAIHLKGNRKDVQNFRSVCKKWRRATAISALLPFVMGSETLFSSSVYLIRPPVSGTPWIVASVEITKGEFELCNPLSGEPLFDIPENFTLDRFQPRRLSVDYHMADEEEMNDCSRALSYHEKVLLFFKDRSIPSMVDDGSLLVLFRGGQLGGSPPVKPEYQYGTELPWFDISYGSLDKFDDILSFRGVIYALDRLGKLYRMFTDQFAVLKTLVEKPVIKPDCVNKGWGKRLVGSSKSGDLFMIMRINEMVKVFKLCKVHNKKSWSWVKVKSFGDDPMVLFVSKVYSFFVSAAEFPGFGFDNYIVFSNDAFHPYSKPNESKFSKENIQIFWLGGHIFMPIADFKPIADFLKSGLFSVPEWALQAQSSPSPPHYQSNPEEDEMMESDATNQNGASSQTHGSAPSNTPKSEKQNTKIHSTSATQGKSSSHLPVSEIQHKKDISENKVSIADFPPVISSVLACEPNIGLQGLESLGIRPNLLPTLQMIWNKHGNLIGEKTVRSKVMLTLTLESLANIIIFLQKTTLRTLTDSLAQELASNLHDLQCVGLKVDWLVAFVEWVLTLHKSKPLIESIMAINKSKAQIDEKEREFLARSAKVKQELDEKKACLSAKLPFPEPIDLDQCLGEGLL; translated from the exons ATGCGGAATTTTCGCCAGAAAGTAATCTGGTCGGAACTTCCCGTTGAAGTCCTCCGTTCTATCGCCATCCACCTCAAGGGAAACCGCAAAGACGTGCAAAACTTCCGATCAGTTTGTAAGAAATGGCGGCGAGCCACCGCTATCTCCGCCCTCTTGCCTTTCGTCATGGGTTCCGAAACTCTGTTTTCTTCCTCCGTTTATCTCATCCGCCCTCCTGTTTCCGGCACACCGTGGATTGTCGCTTCTGTGGAAATTACCAAAGGGGAATTCGAACTCTGCAATCCTCTCTCCGGTGAGCCTCTCTTTGATATTCCTGAGAATTTTACCTTAGATCGGTTTCAACCTCGTCGTCTTTCTGTTGATTACCATATGGCTGATGAAGAGGAAATGAATGATTGTTCGAGGGCACTTTCATATCATGAGAAAGTGTTGCTTTTTTTCAAGGATCGGAGTATTCCGTCCATGGTTGATGATGGTTCTTTGTTGGTTTTATTTAGAGGGGGTCAATTAGGTGGGTCTCCACCAGTTAAGCCGGAGTATCAGTATGGAACGGAACTTCCATGGTTTGACATATCATATGGTTCACTTGACAAATTTGATGATATTCTGAGTTTTAGGGGTGTAATTTATGCATTGGATAGACTTGGGAAGTTGTACAGGATGTTTACTGATCAGTTTGCAGTACTTAAAACCTTAGTTGAAAAGCCGGTGATTAAGCCGGATTGCGTAAACAAGGGGTGGGGGAAACGTTTGGTGGGATCATCAAAATCTGGGGATTTGTTTATGATTATGCGGATCAATGAAATGGTTAAAGTTTTCAAGTTGTGTAAGGTTCATAACAAGAAGTCATGGAGTTGGGTTAAGGTTAAGAGTTTTGGGGATGATCCTATGGTGTTGTTTGTTTCGAAAGTTTACAGCTTCTTTGTTTCAGCTGCTGAATTCCCTGGTTTCGGATTTGACAACTACATTGTCTTCTCCAATGACGCCTTCCATCCCTATAGTAAACCTAATGAATCCAAGTTTTCTAAagaaaatattcagattttCTGGTTAGGAGGACATATTTTCATGCCTATTGCGGATTTCAAACCAATTGCAGATTTCCTGAAATCTGGCCTTTTTTCTGTGCCGGAATGGGCCTTGCAGGCTCAATCATCTCCATCTCCGCCACATTATCAAAG TAATCCTGAGGAAGATGAAATGATGGAATCAGATGCAACCAATCAAAATGGTGCATCTTCACAAACTCATGGCTCAGCTCCCTCAAATACACCTAAATCTGAGAAACAGAACACTAAAATCCATTCAACCTCGGCAACTCAAGGGAAATCTTCATCCCATTTGCCTGTTTCTGAGATTCAGCACAAAAAAG ATATCTCAGAAAATAAAGTTTCTATCGCGGACTTTCCACCTGTTATTTCTTCAGTACTG GCTTGTGAACCAAACATCGGGCTTCAAGGTTTAGAATCTCTGGGTATCAGGCCCAATCTATTGCCAACTTTGCAAATGATTTGGAACAAGCATGGGAACCTTATTGGAGAAAAAACCGTGCGCAGCAAAGTCATGTTAACCCTTACCTTAGAATCACTAGCAAATATCATAATATTTCTCCAAAAGACTACACTGAGGACATTGACTGATTCCTTAGCTCAGGAACTCGCATCCAATCTGCATGACCTTCAATGTGTAGGCTTAAAGGTAGACTGGTTAGTTGCTTTTGTTGAGTGGGTTCTGACACTGCATAAAAGTAAGCCTCTGATTGAGTCTATAATGGCTATTAACAAGTCAAAAGCTCAAATTGATGAAAAGGAAAGAGAGTTCCTTGCTCGTAGTGCTAAAGTGAAGCAAGAACTTGATGAGAAAAAAGCTTGTTTGTCCGCCAAACTTCCATTTCCGGAACCAATAGATCTTGATCAGTGTCTGGGAGAGGGACTTCTCTGA
- the LOC130459097 gene encoding uncharacterized protein isoform X1 gives MRNFRQKVIWSELPVEVLRSIAIHLKGNRKDVQNFRSVCKKWRRATAISALLPFVMGSETLFSSSVYLIRPPVSGTPWIVASVEITKGEFELCNPLSGEPLFDIPENFTLDRFQPRRLSVDYHMADEEEMNDCSRALSYHEKVLLFFKDRSIPSMVDDGSLLVLFRGGQLGGSPPVKPEYQYGTELPWFDISYGSLDKFDDILSFRGVIYALDRLGKLYRMFTDQFAVLKTLVEKPVIKPDCVNKGWGKRLVGSSKSGDLFMIMRINEMVKVFKLCKVHNKKSWSWVKVKSFGDDPMVLFVSKVYSFFVSAAEFPGFGFDNYIVFSNDAFHPYSKPNESKFSKENIQIFWLGGHIFMPIADFKPIADFLKSGLFSVPEWALQAQSSPSPPHYQSNPEEDEMMESDATNQNGASSQTHGSAPSNTPKSEKQNTKIHSTSATQGKSSSHLPVSEIQHKKAPDISENKVSIADFPPVISSVLACEPNIGLQGLESLGIRPNLLPTLQMIWNKHGNLIGEKTVRSKVMLTLTLESLANIIIFLQKTTLRTLTDSLAQELASNLHDLQCVGLKVDWLVAFVEWVLTLHKSKPLIESIMAINKSKAQIDEKEREFLARSAKVKQELDEKKACLSAKLPFPEPIDLDQCLGEGLL, from the exons ATGCGGAATTTTCGCCAGAAAGTAATCTGGTCGGAACTTCCCGTTGAAGTCCTCCGTTCTATCGCCATCCACCTCAAGGGAAACCGCAAAGACGTGCAAAACTTCCGATCAGTTTGTAAGAAATGGCGGCGAGCCACCGCTATCTCCGCCCTCTTGCCTTTCGTCATGGGTTCCGAAACTCTGTTTTCTTCCTCCGTTTATCTCATCCGCCCTCCTGTTTCCGGCACACCGTGGATTGTCGCTTCTGTGGAAATTACCAAAGGGGAATTCGAACTCTGCAATCCTCTCTCCGGTGAGCCTCTCTTTGATATTCCTGAGAATTTTACCTTAGATCGGTTTCAACCTCGTCGTCTTTCTGTTGATTACCATATGGCTGATGAAGAGGAAATGAATGATTGTTCGAGGGCACTTTCATATCATGAGAAAGTGTTGCTTTTTTTCAAGGATCGGAGTATTCCGTCCATGGTTGATGATGGTTCTTTGTTGGTTTTATTTAGAGGGGGTCAATTAGGTGGGTCTCCACCAGTTAAGCCGGAGTATCAGTATGGAACGGAACTTCCATGGTTTGACATATCATATGGTTCACTTGACAAATTTGATGATATTCTGAGTTTTAGGGGTGTAATTTATGCATTGGATAGACTTGGGAAGTTGTACAGGATGTTTACTGATCAGTTTGCAGTACTTAAAACCTTAGTTGAAAAGCCGGTGATTAAGCCGGATTGCGTAAACAAGGGGTGGGGGAAACGTTTGGTGGGATCATCAAAATCTGGGGATTTGTTTATGATTATGCGGATCAATGAAATGGTTAAAGTTTTCAAGTTGTGTAAGGTTCATAACAAGAAGTCATGGAGTTGGGTTAAGGTTAAGAGTTTTGGGGATGATCCTATGGTGTTGTTTGTTTCGAAAGTTTACAGCTTCTTTGTTTCAGCTGCTGAATTCCCTGGTTTCGGATTTGACAACTACATTGTCTTCTCCAATGACGCCTTCCATCCCTATAGTAAACCTAATGAATCCAAGTTTTCTAAagaaaatattcagattttCTGGTTAGGAGGACATATTTTCATGCCTATTGCGGATTTCAAACCAATTGCAGATTTCCTGAAATCTGGCCTTTTTTCTGTGCCGGAATGGGCCTTGCAGGCTCAATCATCTCCATCTCCGCCACATTATCAAAG TAATCCTGAGGAAGATGAAATGATGGAATCAGATGCAACCAATCAAAATGGTGCATCTTCACAAACTCATGGCTCAGCTCCCTCAAATACACCTAAATCTGAGAAACAGAACACTAAAATCCATTCAACCTCGGCAACTCAAGGGAAATCTTCATCCCATTTGCCTGTTTCTGAGATTCAGCACAAAAAAG CACCAGATATCTCAGAAAATAAAGTTTCTATCGCGGACTTTCCACCTGTTATTTCTTCAGTACTG GCTTGTGAACCAAACATCGGGCTTCAAGGTTTAGAATCTCTGGGTATCAGGCCCAATCTATTGCCAACTTTGCAAATGATTTGGAACAAGCATGGGAACCTTATTGGAGAAAAAACCGTGCGCAGCAAAGTCATGTTAACCCTTACCTTAGAATCACTAGCAAATATCATAATATTTCTCCAAAAGACTACACTGAGGACATTGACTGATTCCTTAGCTCAGGAACTCGCATCCAATCTGCATGACCTTCAATGTGTAGGCTTAAAGGTAGACTGGTTAGTTGCTTTTGTTGAGTGGGTTCTGACACTGCATAAAAGTAAGCCTCTGATTGAGTCTATAATGGCTATTAACAAGTCAAAAGCTCAAATTGATGAAAAGGAAAGAGAGTTCCTTGCTCGTAGTGCTAAAGTGAAGCAAGAACTTGATGAGAAAAAAGCTTGTTTGTCCGCCAAACTTCCATTTCCGGAACCAATAGATCTTGATCAGTGTCTGGGAGAGGGACTTCTCTGA
- the LOC130460718 gene encoding serine carboxypeptidase-like 20, which yields MIFLFHINLNLITPILTSKQQQKHIQLAHVLGATHPSYPKRYYKFVHYISHSKLITLLQNPIFFPFLSKLYNLGMDNHHFHLNYIMKSPLIMLIMVFFLCFIVITESAPQTAIVTQLPGFNGTFPSKHYSGYVTVDENHGKKMFYYFVESERNPSQDPVVLWLNGGPGCSSFDGFVYEHGPFNFEAAKTKGGMPKLHLNPYSWSKVSNMIYLDSPSGVGYSYSQNTTDFNTGDLKTASDTHTFLLKWFDIYKEFAANPFFIAGESYAGIYVPTLASEVVKGLDAGLKPVINLKGYMVGNGVTDETYDGNALVPFAHGMGLIPDELYRRIVTECEGNYYNPTTDGCDALISKVNQDVDGLNIYDILEPCYHSPNSGIQNTTTHLRLPSTISSFKALGETERPLPVRKRIFGRAWPLRAPVRPGRVPTWPEIANSVSVPCINDEVATSWLNDKAVRKALHADEESVAGPWELCTGRISFDHDAGSMIKYHKDLTSRGYRVLIYSGDHDMCVPYTGSEAWTKSIGYKVVDEWRQWVCNEQISGFTQGYEKNLTFLTIKGAGHTVPEYKPREALYFYSQFLAGKRI from the exons ATGATCTTCCTTTTCCATATCAATCTTAATTTAATCACCCCAATCTTGACTTCTAAGCAACAACAAAAACATATCCAATTAGCTCACGTTTTGGGGGCAACCCATCCATCATATCCCAAACGTTACTATAAATTTGTTCATTATATTTCACATTCAAAACTCATAACTTTGCTCCAAAATCCCATCTTTTTCCCCTTTCTTTCAAAACTCTATAATTTAGGCATGGATAATCACCATTTTCATCTTAATTATATCATGAAATCACCATTAATAATGTTGATAATGGTGTTTTTCCTCTGTTTCATTGTTATTACTGAATCTGCCCCTCAAACTGCTATTGTTACCCAACTTCCTGGCTTTAATGGCACTTTTCCCTCCAAACACTACTCCGG GTATGTAACAGTTGATGAAAATCATGGGAAGAAAATGTTTTACTACTTTGTTGAATCAGAAAGAAACCCATCACAAGATCCTGTTGTTCTTTGGCTTAATGGAGGACCCGGGTGCTCGAGTTTTGATGGTTTTGTCTATGAACATG gTCCTTTCAATTTTGAGGCAGCAAAAACAAAGGGAGGCATGCCAAAATTGCATCTTAATCCCTACAGTTGGTCCAAG GTTTCCAACATGATCTACTTGGACTCACCATCAGGAGTTGGATATTCTTACTCacaaaacacaactgattttAATACCGGGGATCTCAAAACCGCATCTGACACTCATACATTCCTGCTCAAg TGGTTTGACATCTATAAAGAGTTTGCTGCAAACCCATTTTTCATAGCTGGTGAGTCTTATGCTGGGATTTATGTGCCAACACTTGCTTCAGAAGTTGTCAAAG GACTTGATGCTGGTTTGAAGCCTGTTATCAATTTGAag GGTTATATGGTAGGAAATGGAGTAACAGATGAAACCTATGATGGAAATGCTTTAGTCCCTTTTGCACATGGGATGGGTTTGATCCCTGATGAACTATACCGG AGGATCGTCACAGAGTGTGAAGGAAACTACTACAATCCAACCACTGATGGTTGTGATGCCTTGATTTCAAAAGTTAACCAG GATGTTGATGGATTGAATATATATGACATTCTGGAACCTTGTTATCACTCCCCTAACTCAGGTATACAGAACACTACTACTCATCTAAGACTACCTTCAACAATTTCCAGCTTCAAGGCATTAGGAGAAACCGAAAGGCCTCTTCCTGTGAGGAAAAGGATATTTGGTCGGGCTTGGCCCCTTAGAGCTCCTGTCAGGCCCGGGAGAGTTCCTACCTGGCCCGAAATCGCCAACAGCGTTTCTGTTCCTTGCATT AATGATGAAGTTGCAACTTCATGGCTGAATGACAAGGCAGTAAGAAAAGCACTTCATGCTGATGAG GAAAGTGTAGCAGGTCCTTGGGAACTGTGCACAGGCAGAATTTCTTTCGACCATGATGCAGGAAGCATGATCAAATACCATAAAGATCTCACTTCTCGAGGCTACCGAGTCCTCATATACAG TGGAGACCATGATATGTGTGTTCCATACACCGGGAGTGAGGCATGGACGAAATCTATTGGATACAAAGTAGTAGACGAGTGGAGGCAATGGGTTTGCAATGAACAAATTTCTGG GTTTACACAGGGGTATGAGAAGAATCTCACTTTCCTTACCATAAAG GGGGCAGGACATACAGTACCAGAATACAAACCGCGAGAAGCACTGTATTTTTATAGCCAGTTTTTGGCaggaaaaagaatatga